Proteins co-encoded in one Malus domestica chromosome 09, GDT2T_hap1 genomic window:
- the LOC103411125 gene encoding uncharacterized protein codes for MADYHFVYKDVEGASTQWDDIQRKLGNLPAKPPPFKPPKFTPAQDEASLPKDKSWIDEKSEQDLEDLEDNPDLDDDRFLEEYRKKRLAELREAAKVARFGSVVPISGSDFVREVSQAPPDVWVVVILYKEGIPECGVLMQCLEDLATKYPATKFVKIISTDCIPNYPDRNVPTVLVYNSGNVKANYVGLQSFGRRCTPEGVALLLCQSDPVLNDGLSGNDRSRQAVIDGVRKRFIEKVVTEHEDVDDGSSSD; via the exons atggcgGACTATCACTTTGTGTACAAGGATGTGGAGGGAGCATCGACCCAGTGGGACGACATACAGAGAAAGCTCGGGAACCTTCCGGCGAAGCCACCGCCGTTCAAGCCGCCGAAGTTCACACCAGCTCAGGACGAAGCCTCCCTTCCCAAAGACAAGTCCTGGATCGATGAAAAATCCGAACAGGACCTCGAAGACCTCGAGGACAATCCCGATCTCGATGACGATCGCTTCCTCGAAGAATACAG GAAGAAGAGGCTGGCGGAGCTGAGAGAAGCAGCCAAAGTTGCGAGGTTCGGATCGGTGGTGCCGATTTCGGGATCGGATTTCGTGCGGGAGGTGTCGCAGGCGCCGCCGGATGTGTGGGTGGTGGTGATTCTGTACAAAGAAGGAATCCCCGAGTGCGGGGTTTTGATGCAGTGTTTGGAAGATTTGGCGACCAAATATCCGGCTACGAAATTCGTCAAGATAATATCGACGGACTGCATTCCGAACTACCCTGATCGGAATGTTCCGACTGTTTTAGTGTACAACAGTGGGAATGTCAAAGCTAATTACGTCGGCTTGCAGAGCTTCGGCCGCAGATGCACACCTGAAG GTGTGGCATTACTTCTGTGCCAATCAGATCCTGTACTTAATGATGGCCTGAGCGGAAATGATCGGTCGAGGCAAGCTGTGATCGACGGAGTTCGCAAGAGGTTTATAGAGAAGGTTGTGACAGAGCATGAAGATGTTGACGATGGATCCTCGAGCGATTAG